The sequence AGCAACGAAGAATTTCATGTTTTGCCGAATGTAAGGCTTTAAAAGTTGGTTAGCACCTTGAGGAATTTTGTAGTTATTGCGGTTAAGCCATGTTTCTAAACCGTTAGATTCCTTAGCACTGAGAACTAAGATGTCATATTCTCCGACGGAGAATTTTGATTCTATAGTGACACCCAAAGCACTATCACTTGCAGCCTGATTTCTTGTTGCTCCTTCAAGTCGTGCTGCTGGCGCACTAGGTAGAGATTGATAAAATCTTTGGTTACAGGGGTCAGAGTCGAAATATTCTACCAGTCGTGGGGCGCTAAAGGCATCTAGGCGTTCGATTATTTTCGGGTCGCCAACCTGAACTTGTTCTTTTTGTAGTACTACGGGTACTGGGACAACCAGGGCAAAATCTTTGGCATTTCCTTGATAGTCGTTTGCCATTGTTAAGATAGTGCGATCACCCTCATGGGCAATAATCACTTGTGAAGCTTTGTTGTAAAGCTTTGTATCAGCTTTCGATACATAGAATCCACAAAAAGCCCAAGCACTAGGGGTAAAACAAATCACAGCTATTAAAGCTATTAACAGCGTTTTCAATATTTTTAATATCTTCATACCAGCCTCATCTAAATTCTTCAAATTATGATTGGGCAATTTCAACGGTTACAGCATCTTTTAAATCATCTTCAACTAATTTTGTAGGCAAAATTGTCAACTTTTCTAGCCATTTAAACTGAGGCGCTGACCAGATCAAATCAAAAACTATACTCAAGGGCGATAAAGCAAATAAAGCC is a genomic window of Oculatellaceae cyanobacterium containing:
- a CDS encoding DUF2330 domain-containing protein — protein: MKILKILKTLLIALIAVICFTPSAWAFCGFYVSKADTKLYNKASQVIIAHEGDRTILTMANDYQGNAKDFALVVPVPVVLQKEQVQVGDPKIIERLDAFSAPRLVEYFDSDPCNQRFYQSLPSAPAARLEGATRNQAASDSALGVTIESKFSVGEYDILVLSAKESNGLETWLNRNNYKIPQGANQLLKPYIRQNMKFFVA